GATAGTCGACCCGGAAAATCAGCTCCTCAGGCAAGTCCTGAGTGCTACGCCACACTACCCAACCGACCCCAAGCGGTGCTAGCCCATACTTATGGCCCGACGCATTGATCGATTTGACGCGCGGCACGCTGAAGTCCCATTCGAGGTCCGGCTGGATGAACGGTGCGACGAACCCGCCACTGGCCGCATCGACGTGAATCGGAATATCGAGGCCCACATTGGTTTGCAGGTCGTCTAGCGCGGCCGCCAGTGCCCTCACCGGTTCATAGACGCAGGTGAACGTGATGCCGAGTGTCGCCACGACGCCGATCGTGTTCTCGTCGCAGTACTGAGCCAGATCTTCCGGGCGAAGTCCGGTGGCGTCGCCGCTAAGTGGCACCTGACGCATCTCGACGTCGAAGTAGCGAGCGAACTTGGCCCAGCACACCTGCACCGGACCGCAGACGAAGTTCGGCTTGTTGGTCGGCTTGCCTTGCGCTTCCCTGCGCTTTTTCCACTGCCACTTCAGTGCGAGGCCACCGAGCATGCAGGCTTCGCTCGATCCTGTCGTCGAGCAACCGGTGGTCTTCCACGACTTTGGTGCATGCCACAGATCCGCGAGCATGTGCACGCAGCGCATTTCGATTTCCGCGGTTTGCGGATATTCGTCCTTGTCGATCATGTTTTTGTCGATCGACAGATCCATCAGACTGCGAACTTCGTCGTCGGCGTACGTGGTGCAGAACGTCGCGACGTTTTGCCGCGAATTGCCGTCCATCAGCAATTCGTCGCGCACAAGATCGAATACCGCACGACGGTCGGAAGATGCTTCCGGAATCCGGTACTTCGGTAACGAAGATCCGGAGATCGTTGCGGCGTATTCGTCGGCGACCGCATCGGGCGACGATGGCGGAGACTTGAGAAAGGTCATGGTGCGGTACTCCTGATGTGAAATGAACACGTCGGCGAGCGCGGGAGACACGTGCAGAAGCAAGCGCGACGGTTTCGCGAGCGAACGCCGAAGAGAGTGAGATGGGGATAGGGAGCGGACCGGAGAGCTTCAGTCAGCACCATGCACGAACGGTCGGGCAAAGTCGGTACGGTGCCGTACCGCGCTGCGGCCGTTCATAAAATCCGTTCATTGCATTGCGCCGCCATTGAGCGCAAGGTGGGGCATTCGCTGCGCTCGACGATGCGCATGCCCATTTGGAGAACCATCGTGGCAAAACACAATGCAGGCGCGGCAAGCGTCATTACGCAATCTACCGACGCGGCGCTGGCGGGCCTCGCACGTCACATCCAGAAGTTGGTGTTTGACCAGACCCTCGACAGCCGATGCGCGGCGAAGTTCGTCAAACGCCTGAAGAAGGAAGGCGAAGCCGTGGCCAAAAGCGATGGCGGAAGCAAGACGGATCGAAAGTTGCTGCTTGAGATGTTCGAATCCCTCGACGCGGCGCTGTTCGAACAGAATGCTACCTTGCTGGTGGCAGCCAATGCGTCGCTTCGCGAAAGTAATGCGGAGGTTGAGCTAGAGGTCGAAGGCAAACACAAAAAGCACCGTGCGCCCGGCGCGACGCTGGCTTCCTGACGCAGGCTTTTGGAAGCTCAAGGTCGAAGCGGCGATAGCAATAGCCGCCGCTCGTGCCCGTAAAACTCGAACAGTGCCGTTTCGTAGTACCCGTTTGCGCGTTACAGGGTCTTGAGCCGGCTGACCTTCGTACCGTCTAGCGTCACACCGGCCATCAAGCCAGTATTGGTCAACACGAATGCGTCCACCTGACCGGTTGCTGTACTCGTGTCGACGTTACCATTTGCTCCAACCTTCAGCAATGCCACCGAGGCATCGCCCCCCGCCGACCAACCCTCGCTATTGCGGAATTTCACCAGCGATTCGTCCGTCATGAACAGAAATATGATCGCCTTCGACTGCGCGCCAGCTTGCCAGCCGATCGAACCCGTTGCCGTACTGTAGTACCCGACAGTGCGGCCGCCGAC
The sequence above is drawn from the Paraburkholderia phenazinium genome and encodes:
- a CDS encoding glutamate decarboxylase, whose product is MTFLKSPPSSPDAVADEYAATISGSSLPKYRIPEASSDRRAVFDLVRDELLMDGNSRQNVATFCTTYADDEVRSLMDLSIDKNMIDKDEYPQTAEIEMRCVHMLADLWHAPKSWKTTGCSTTGSSEACMLGGLALKWQWKKRREAQGKPTNKPNFVCGPVQVCWAKFARYFDVEMRQVPLSGDATGLRPEDLAQYCDENTIGVVATLGITFTCVYEPVRALAAALDDLQTNVGLDIPIHVDAASGGFVAPFIQPDLEWDFSVPRVKSINASGHKYGLAPLGVGWVVWRSTQDLPEELIFRVDYLGGDMPTFALNFSRPAGQIIAQYYMLLRLGREGYRHIQQECADTAQALADGLAKIDALEMIYDGRGALPAVCYKLKHPQTAGFTLFDLSDRVRMRGWQIASYELPAGREDTIVQRVLIRRGVTRDMASMLLEDIRHAIAHLTKNPVPHSTAGPTFHHD
- a CDS encoding BPSL1445 family SYLF domain-containing lipoprotein; the encoded protein is MLRRNFLLTTPGSILAIGLAVSGCTTTGASDATSAKMDKRHSIDAGVDSTLARLYNDANGSRELVAKSRGVLVFPSVIDAGFVVGGQYGEGSLRVGGRTVGYYSTATGSIGWQAGAQSKAIIFLFMTDESLVKFRNSEGWSAGGDASVALLKVGANGNVDTSTATGQVDAFVLTNTGLMAGVTLDGTKVSRLKTL